From the Streptococcus sp. 29887 genome, one window contains:
- the thrS gene encoding threonine--tRNA ligase has translation MIKITFPDGAVREYQAGVTTFEIAESISKSLAKKALAGKFNGKLIDTTRAIEEDGTLEIVTPDHEDALPILRHSAAHLFAQAARRLFPDIKLGVGPAIQDGFYYDTDNAAGQISNEDLPRIQEEMAKIVKENFPSERREVTKEEALEIFKNDPYKLELIQEHSDDEGGLTIYTQGEYVDLCRGPHVPSTGRIQIFELLNVAGAYWRGKSENPMMQRVYGTAWFDKKDLKAYLQMREEAKERDHRKLGKELDLFMISQEVGQGLPFWLPNGATIRRTLERYITDKELASGYQHVYTPPLASVELYKTSGHWEHYSEDMFPTMDMGDGEEFVLRPMNCPHHIQVYKNHVRSYRELPVRIAELGMMHRYEKSGALTGLQRVREMTLNDGHIFVTPEQIQEEFKKALQLIIDVYADFNLNDYRFRLSYRDPEDKEKYYDNDEMWENAQRMLKGAMDEMGVDYFEAEGEAAFYGPKLDIQVKTALGNEETLSTIQLDFLLPERFGLTYIGADGEEHRPVMIHRGVISTMERFTAILIETYKGAFPTWLAPTQVTMIPISVEAHLDYAWKVAKELQDRGVRVHVDERNEKMQYKIRQSQTSKIPYQLIVGDKEMEDNAVNVRRYGSKATQTQSVAEFVDHILADIARKSRPAEAAE, from the coding sequence ATGATTAAAATTACTTTCCCAGATGGTGCTGTTCGTGAGTACCAAGCTGGTGTGACAACTTTTGAAATTGCGGAGAGTATCAGCAAGTCTTTGGCGAAAAAGGCGCTTGCTGGTAAGTTCAATGGTAAATTGATTGACACCACTCGTGCTATTGAAGAGGACGGTACGCTTGAAATCGTAACGCCTGATCATGAGGATGCTTTGCCTATCTTGCGTCATTCAGCAGCCCACTTGTTTGCCCAAGCGGCTCGTCGCCTTTTCCCAGACATCAAGTTGGGGGTTGGTCCAGCCATTCAGGACGGTTTCTACTATGATACGGACAATGCTGCTGGTCAGATTTCAAATGAAGACCTGCCACGTATTCAGGAAGAAATGGCTAAAATTGTCAAGGAAAACTTCCCTTCTGAACGCCGTGAGGTGACTAAGGAAGAAGCTCTTGAAATTTTCAAAAATGATCCATACAAGCTGGAACTCATTCAAGAACATTCTGATGATGAAGGCGGTTTGACCATCTATACCCAAGGCGAATACGTGGACCTCTGCCGTGGCCCACACGTTCCGTCAACAGGCCGTATCCAGATTTTTGAATTGCTCAACGTGGCTGGTGCTTACTGGCGTGGTAAGAGCGAAAATCCAATGATGCAACGGGTCTATGGTACGGCTTGGTTTGATAAGAAAGACCTCAAGGCTTACCTTCAAATGCGTGAGGAAGCCAAAGAGCGTGACCACCGTAAACTTGGTAAGGAATTGGATCTCTTCATGATCAGCCAAGAAGTTGGCCAAGGTTTACCATTCTGGTTGCCAAACGGAGCGACTATCCGTCGTACCTTGGAGCGTTACATTACAGATAAAGAGTTGGCTTCAGGTTACCAGCACGTTTATACGCCACCATTGGCTTCTGTTGAACTCTATAAGACTTCAGGTCACTGGGAGCATTACTCAGAAGATATGTTCCCAACTATGGACATGGGTGACGGTGAAGAGTTCGTGCTTCGTCCGATGAACTGTCCGCACCACATTCAAGTTTACAAAAACCATGTGCGTTCATACCGTGAGTTGCCAGTACGTATCGCTGAGCTTGGTATGATGCACCGCTATGAAAAATCTGGTGCATTGACTGGCTTGCAACGGGTGCGTGAGATGACTCTTAACGACGGTCATATTTTCGTGACACCTGAGCAAATCCAAGAAGAGTTTAAAAAAGCTCTCCAGTTGATTATTGATGTGTACGCAGATTTCAACCTAAACGACTACCGTTTCCGCCTGTCTTATCGTGATCCAGAGGACAAAGAGAAGTACTACGATAACGATGAGATGTGGGAAAATGCCCAGCGTATGCTGAAAGGTGCCATGGATGAAATGGGTGTGGATTACTTTGAAGCAGAGGGTGAAGCAGCCTTCTACGGTCCGAAATTGGATATCCAGGTGAAAACTGCCCTTGGTAACGAAGAAACCCTGTCAACTATTCAGTTAGACTTCCTCTTGCCAGAACGCTTTGGTTTGACTTATATCGGTGCTGATGGTGAGGAGCACCGCCCAGTCATGATTCACCGTGGTGTGATTTCAACTATGGAACGCTTCACAGCTATCTTGATTGAAACCTACAAAGGTGCCTTCCCAACCTGGTTGGCCCCAACCCAAGTGACCATGATTCCAATCTCTGTGGAAGCTCATTTGGATTACGCTTGGAAGGTTGCTAAAGAATTGCAAGACCGTGGCGTTCGCGTACACGTAGATGAGCGGAACGAGAAGATGCAGTACAAGATCCGTCAGAGCCAGACCAGCAAGATTCCATACCAGCTCATCGTCGGTGACAAGGAAATGGAAGACAATGCTGTCAACGTTCGTCGCTACGGAAGCAAGGCAACACAGACCCAGTCTGTGGCAGAATTTGTGGACCATATCCTAGCAGATATTGCCCGTAAGTCAAGACCTGCTGAAGCAGCTGAATAA
- a CDS encoding amino acid ABC transporter ATP-binding protein codes for MALVEFKDVNKYYGDYHALRNINLEFEPGQVVVLLGPSGSGKSTLIRTINGLETVDQGSLVVNGHTVSGSSVKELLALRKEVGMVFQHFNLYPHKTVLENVTLAPIKVLGIDKATAEKTAKKYLEFVNLWDRKDSYPAMLSGGQKQRVAIARGLAMHPELLLFDEPTSALDPETIGDVLAVMQKLARDGMNMIVVTHEMGFAREVADRIIFMAEGEVLVDTTDVNGFFDNPTEPRAKQFLSKIINHESDKVKL; via the coding sequence ATGGCTTTAGTAGAATTTAAAGATGTAAACAAATACTATGGCGACTACCACGCCCTTCGCAATATTAACTTGGAATTCGAACCTGGACAGGTTGTTGTTCTCCTTGGACCATCCGGTTCTGGTAAATCAACTCTTATTCGGACTATCAATGGACTAGAAACTGTCGATCAAGGTAGCCTTGTTGTCAATGGGCATACCGTATCCGGCTCATCTGTCAAAGAATTGTTAGCTCTTCGCAAGGAAGTCGGCATGGTTTTCCAACACTTCAATCTCTATCCACATAAAACTGTGTTAGAAAATGTTACCTTGGCGCCGATTAAGGTTTTAGGCATTGATAAGGCTACTGCTGAGAAGACCGCCAAGAAATACCTTGAATTCGTAAACCTCTGGGACCGTAAAGATTCCTACCCTGCCATGCTATCGGGTGGTCAAAAGCAACGTGTTGCCATCGCCCGCGGACTAGCTATGCACCCAGAATTGCTCCTATTTGACGAACCAACTTCTGCCCTTGACCCAGAAACAATCGGCGATGTTCTTGCAGTTATGCAAAAATTGGCTCGCGATGGAATGAATATGATTGTCGTAACCCACGAAATGGGCTTTGCTCGTGAAGTTGCTGACCGAATCATCTTCATGGCTGAGGGGGAAGTATTGGTTGATACAACCGATGTCAATGGCTTCTTTGACAATCCTACTGAACCTCGTGCTAAACAGTTCCTCAGCAAGATTATCAACCACGAATCAGACAAGGTCAAACTCTAG
- a CDS encoding amino acid ABC transporter permease has translation MNYVLELLKPSTFQLLWSGLKLTLYISSISVVLSVLFGMILAIMRNGKNPLFKWIATIYIEFVRNVPNLLWIFTVFLVFQMKSTPAGITAFTIFTTAAMAEIIRGGLNAIGPGQTEAGLSQGFTPVQIMVYIIMPQAIRKMLPAIISQIVTVIKDTSFLYSVIALQELFGASQILMGRHFEAEQVFALYLMVALIYFVINFAISSLSRYVAKSWASSIE, from the coding sequence ATGAATTATGTTTTAGAATTACTCAAGCCTTCAACCTTCCAACTCTTGTGGAGTGGTTTGAAGTTAACCCTTTATATCTCTAGTATTTCGGTGGTTCTTTCAGTTCTCTTCGGAATGATTTTAGCCATCATGCGAAATGGAAAAAATCCACTCTTCAAGTGGATTGCAACGATTTATATTGAATTTGTGCGAAATGTACCCAACTTGCTCTGGATTTTCACAGTCTTCTTGGTCTTCCAAATGAAGTCAACGCCTGCCGGTATTACTGCCTTTACTATTTTTACCACGGCAGCTATGGCCGAGATTATCCGTGGTGGTCTAAACGCCATCGGACCGGGCCAGACTGAAGCTGGTTTGTCACAGGGTTTTACCCCAGTACAAATCATGGTCTATATCATCATGCCTCAGGCCATTCGTAAGATGCTACCAGCTATCATCTCGCAGATTGTGACGGTTATCAAGGATACCAGTTTCCTCTACTCCGTTATCGCTTTGCAAGAGCTTTTCGGTGCTAGCCAAATCCTCATGGGACGCCATTTTGAAGCTGAACAAGTCTTTGCCCTCTATCTCATGGTTGCTCTCATCTACTTTGTCATCAACTTTGCTATCTCAAGCCTGTCACGTTATGTGGCCAAGTCTTGGGCGAGCAGTATTGAATAA
- the vicK gene encoding cell wall metabolism sensor histidine kinase VicK — protein sequence MINQLRYLMTTAEFWFVVILIGFLIALTVLLIENHRDNKQIKQLNQRVKALMDGDYSEVLDMRGSPEITDMANSLNDLSEVIRLTHDSLEQEKTRLSSILSYMSDGVIATDRVGRIIMINDMAQKQLGLAGKKQETLQILDVLDIKDRYSLRDLLAQTPEIVLDHANENQEFLTLRANFATIRSESGLISGLVVVLHDMTEQAKEERERRLFVSNVSHELRTPLTSVKSYLEALDEGALTESVAPSFVKVSLDETNRMMRMITDLLSLSRIDNQVGQIDVELINFTAFVTFILNRFDQMKNAESDKVYTIVRDYQISPIWVELDTDKMTQVLDNILNNAIKYSPDGGTITFGMKTTDSQLIVSISDEGLGIPKADLPKIFDRFYRVDKARSRAQGGTGLGLAIAKEIVKQHKGFIWAKSEYGHGSTFTIVLPYSKDITMDEWDDSDGEE from the coding sequence ATGATTAATCAATTACGTTATTTAATGACAACAGCAGAGTTTTGGTTTGTTGTTATTCTCATTGGTTTTTTGATTGCATTGACGGTCTTGTTGATTGAAAACCATAGGGATAATAAGCAAATCAAACAGCTCAATCAGCGTGTGAAAGCCTTGATGGATGGTGATTATTCAGAAGTCTTGGACATGAGGGGAAGTCCGGAAATTACGGACATGGCCAACTCGCTCAATGATCTGTCGGAAGTCATCCGTCTAACTCATGATAGCTTAGAACAGGAGAAAACCCGTCTGAGTTCTATCCTTTCTTATATGAGTGATGGGGTCATTGCGACGGACCGAGTTGGTCGGATTATCATGATCAATGATATGGCACAAAAGCAACTGGGGCTAGCTGGAAAGAAACAAGAAACCTTGCAGATTTTAGATGTGTTGGATATTAAGGACCGCTATAGTCTGCGTGATTTGTTGGCACAGACACCTGAGATTGTTTTGGACCATGCCAATGAGAACCAGGAGTTTTTAACACTTCGAGCCAATTTTGCGACTATCCGGAGTGAGAGTGGCTTGATTTCTGGTCTTGTTGTTGTCTTGCATGATATGACCGAGCAGGCTAAGGAGGAACGGGAACGCCGTCTATTTGTATCTAATGTCAGTCACGAACTCCGTACACCTTTGACATCCGTCAAATCCTATTTAGAAGCCCTAGATGAGGGAGCCTTGACGGAATCAGTTGCACCTAGTTTTGTCAAGGTCTCCCTTGATGAAACCAATCGCATGATGCGGATGATCACGGACTTGCTCAGTCTATCAAGGATTGATAACCAGGTTGGTCAAATAGATGTCGAACTAATCAACTTTACAGCCTTTGTGACCTTTATCCTTAACCGTTTTGACCAGATGAAAAATGCTGAGTCAGATAAGGTTTATACCATTGTGCGTGACTATCAAATCAGTCCTATTTGGGTGGAGCTAGATACGGATAAGATGACCCAGGTGCTAGACAATATATTGAACAATGCTATCAAGTATTCGCCTGATGGTGGTACTATTACCTTCGGTATGAAAACGACGGATAGTCAGTTGATTGTATCCATTTCTGATGAAGGGTTAGGCATTCCAAAGGCTGACCTACCTAAGATCTTTGACCGATTTTATCGTGTGGATAAGGCTCGTTCGCGTGCCCAGGGTGGTACCGGTCTAGGTTTGGCCATTGCCAAGGAAATCGTCAAGCAACACAAGGGCTTCATTTGGGCCAAGAGTGAATATGGACATGGCTCAACCTTTACCATCGTCTTGCCATACAGTAAGGATATTACAATGGATGAATGGGATGATTCAGATGGAGAAGAATAG
- a CDS encoding MBL fold metallo-hydrolase, whose protein sequence is MIGKGFNYSILASGSSGNCFYLETDKKKILVDAGLSGKKITSLLAEIDRKPEDIDAILVTHEHSDHIHGIGVLARKYGMDIYANELTWQAMESKLGKIDQVQKHIFELGAMKTFGDLDIESFGVSHDAACPQFYRFMKDDKSFVMLTDTGYVSDRMAGIVANADAYLIESNHDVEILRAGSYSWNLKQRILSDKGHLCNEDGADAMIRSLGNRTKKIYLGHLSKENNIKELAHMTMVNQLAQADLGVGVDFQVYDTSPDTATPLTKI, encoded by the coding sequence ATGATCGGAAAAGGATTTAATTACAGTATTTTAGCTTCAGGATCAAGTGGGAATTGCTTTTATTTGGAAACGGATAAGAAGAAGATCTTGGTAGATGCTGGTTTATCAGGAAAAAAGATTACCAGCCTTTTGGCAGAAATTGACCGCAAGCCAGAAGATATTGATGCTATCTTAGTAACGCATGAACATAGTGACCATATCCATGGTATCGGTGTTCTGGCGCGTAAATATGGCATGGACATTTATGCCAATGAGTTGACCTGGCAGGCAATGGAAAGCAAATTGGGGAAGATTGACCAGGTTCAAAAACATATCTTTGAATTGGGGGCTATGAAGACCTTTGGTGACCTAGATATTGAGTCGTTTGGTGTTAGCCATGATGCGGCTTGTCCTCAATTTTACCGCTTTATGAAGGATGATAAGTCCTTTGTCATGTTAACGGATACAGGCTATGTCAGCGATCGAATGGCTGGGATTGTGGCGAATGCAGATGCCTATTTGATTGAGTCTAATCATGATGTTGAAATCTTGCGTGCGGGTTCTTACTCTTGGAACCTCAAGCAACGGATTTTGTCGGATAAGGGCCACCTTTGTAACGAGGATGGTGCAGATGCCATGATTCGCTCGCTGGGAAATCGGACTAAAAAGATTTACCTTGGGCATTTATCAAAGGAAAACAATATCAAGGAATTGGCTCACATGACCATGGTTAATCAGTTGGCGCAGGCTGATTTAGGAGTTGGAGTGGATTTTCAGGTCTATGATACCTCGCCAGATACAGCGACACCCTTGACCAAGATTTGA
- a CDS encoding transporter substrate-binding domain-containing protein: MTDKKVNLFLAVRLAIISILTLFFIHINQTVVQTETPAPITNSDQVQAIIDRGVLRVGVKQDVPNFGFKNPDTYEFEGMEIDIARKIADELGVDIEFTPVTAQTRGPLLDNGQVDMVIATFTITDERKLLYNFTNPYYTDAVGLLVNKDSGIETFTDLDGKTVGVAQGSITRKLITDLADKYGISVSFAELGSYPELSVSLRAHRIDSFSVDQSILSGYIGSKSKLLDFSFSASDYGIATKLSNKDLNAYLNSLIETWHNDGSLQAIYDANGLKPVTETDE, from the coding sequence ATGACAGATAAAAAAGTCAATCTATTTTTAGCCGTCAGGCTTGCTATCATCAGCATCTTAACGCTGTTCTTTATCCATATCAATCAAACCGTTGTCCAAACAGAAACACCTGCCCCTATTACTAATAGCGATCAGGTTCAAGCCATCATTGACAGAGGCGTGCTCCGTGTCGGAGTGAAACAGGACGTCCCTAACTTTGGCTTTAAAAATCCGGATACTTATGAATTTGAGGGTATGGAAATCGACATCGCTCGTAAAATTGCTGATGAGTTGGGAGTGGATATTGAATTCACCCCTGTAACAGCCCAAACTCGAGGACCGCTCTTGGATAATGGTCAAGTAGACATGGTCATCGCAACCTTCACTATTACCGATGAGCGGAAGTTGCTTTACAACTTTACAAACCCTTACTACACAGATGCTGTAGGTTTATTAGTCAACAAAGATAGCGGCATTGAAACCTTCACCGACTTAGACGGAAAGACTGTTGGGGTTGCACAAGGCTCTATCACCCGTAAATTGATTACTGACTTAGCTGATAAATATGGTATCTCTGTTTCATTTGCGGAATTAGGTTCCTATCCTGAACTTTCTGTATCGCTTCGTGCCCATCGTATTGATAGCTTCTCCGTAGACCAATCCATCCTATCAGGCTACATTGGTTCTAAGTCTAAATTACTGGACTTCAGCTTCTCTGCATCTGACTATGGTATCGCCACTAAACTGTCAAACAAAGATTTGAATGCCTATCTAAATTCTCTTATTGAAACTTGGCATAATGATGGCAGTTTACAGGCTATCTATGATGCCAATGGCTTGAAGCCTGTAACAGAAACCGACGAATAG
- the yycF gene encoding response regulator YycF, protein MRKILIVDDEKPISDIIKFNMTREGYEVVTAFDGREALAVFEAEFPDIVILDLMLPELDGLEVARTIRKTSNVPIIMLSAKDSEFDKVIGLEIGADDYVTKPFSNRELQARVKALLRRSELSETQMSVENTGSPELVIGDLVILPDAFVAKKHGKELELTHREFELLHHLAKHLGQVMTREHLLETVWGYDYFGDVRTVDVTIRRLREKIEDTPSRPEYILTRRGVGYFIKGND, encoded by the coding sequence ATGAGAAAAATTTTGATTGTAGATGATGAGAAACCCATCTCAGACATTATTAAATTTAATATGACCCGTGAGGGCTATGAAGTCGTGACGGCTTTTGATGGTCGGGAAGCCTTGGCGGTTTTTGAAGCTGAATTTCCAGATATTGTGATTTTGGATTTGATGCTACCAGAGTTGGATGGTTTAGAAGTTGCTCGGACCATCCGTAAGACCAGCAATGTTCCCATTATTATGCTGTCTGCCAAGGATAGTGAGTTTGACAAGGTGATTGGACTTGAGATTGGGGCAGATGACTATGTGACCAAGCCTTTCTCTAATCGTGAATTGCAGGCGCGTGTCAAGGCTCTCTTGCGTAGAAGCGAATTGTCAGAAACACAGATGTCCGTTGAGAATACTGGTAGTCCTGAATTGGTCATCGGGGACTTGGTCATTTTGCCAGATGCCTTTGTTGCTAAGAAGCATGGCAAAGAATTGGAATTAACCCACCGTGAGTTTGAATTGTTGCATCATTTAGCTAAGCATTTGGGGCAAGTTATGACCCGGGAGCATTTGCTAGAAACGGTTTGGGGCTATGACTATTTTGGAGATGTGCGTACGGTGGACGTGACTATTCGCCGCTTGCGTGAAAAGATTGAAGATACACCAAGCCGACCGGAATATATTTTGACCCGTCGTGGTGTAGGATACTTTATCAAGGGAAATGATTAA
- a CDS encoding ISL3 family transposase: protein MEQLNLITNFLGIKDKNIIITDEYNMGTHKELHGYLDYEPPKCPACKGQMDKYDFQKASKIPYLECAGYRTLIRLKKRRFKCKDCGKMAVAETPLVKKNHQIANIVHQKIAQLLIEKQSMTDIAKRLAVSTSTVIRKLNEFQFKSDWNWLPENMSWDEYGFKKGKMSFIAQDFDSLKVISILDGRTQATIRNHFLRYSRQARNRVKVITMDMFSPYYQLAKQLFPHAKIVLDRFHIVQHLSRAMNRVRIQIMNQFDRKSHEYRALKRYWKLIQQDGRKLSDKRFYRPMFRMHLTNKEILEKLLSYSDELRQHYELYQFLLFHFQEKNSVHFFDLIEQEMANVNPIFQTVFKTFLKDKDKVLNALELPYSNAKLEATNNLIKVIKRNAFGFRNFENFKKRILIALNIKKERTKFVLSRC, encoded by the coding sequence ATGGAACAACTAAATCTTATCACAAATTTTCTCGGAATAAAAGACAAAAATATTATTATCACTGATGAATACAATATGGGAACGCACAAAGAACTTCATGGTTACTTGGATTACGAGCCTCCTAAATGTCCTGCCTGCAAGGGACAGATGGACAAATACGACTTCCAGAAAGCTTCTAAAATCCCTTATCTGGAGTGTGCTGGCTACCGAACTCTCATTCGCCTGAAAAAGCGCCGTTTCAAGTGCAAAGACTGCGGAAAAATGGCTGTCGCTGAAACTCCTCTGGTCAAGAAGAACCACCAAATCGCAAACATCGTTCACCAGAAAATCGCTCAACTTCTCATTGAAAAACAGTCTATGACCGATATCGCTAAGCGCCTTGCCGTCTCTACCTCAACCGTCATTCGCAAGCTAAATGAGTTCCAATTTAAATCCGACTGGAATTGGTTGCCTGAGAATATGAGCTGGGATGAGTACGGCTTCAAGAAGGGAAAAATGAGTTTCATCGCTCAGGATTTCGACTCGCTAAAAGTCATCTCTATCCTCGATGGACGCACGCAAGCCACGATTAGAAACCACTTCCTACGCTATTCCAGACAGGCTAGAAACCGCGTTAAAGTTATCACTATGGACATGTTTAGTCCATACTACCAATTGGCTAAACAGCTTTTTCCGCATGCTAAAATCGTCCTTGACCGCTTTCATATCGTACAACACCTCAGCCGTGCTATGAACCGTGTCCGCATTCAAATCATGAATCAATTCGACAGAAAATCGCACGAATACCGAGCCTTGAAACGTTACTGGAAATTGATTCAACAAGATGGCCGTAAACTCAGCGATAAACGATTTTATCGCCCTATGTTTCGCATGCACTTGACTAACAAGGAAATTCTAGAAAAACTCCTATCCTACTCAGATGAACTCCGACAGCACTATGAACTCTATCAATTTCTCTTGTTCCATTTCCAAGAGAAAAACTCAGTTCATTTCTTTGACCTTATTGAACAGGAAATGGCCAATGTTAATCCTATTTTCCAGACGGTATTTAAGACATTTCTAAAGGATAAAGACAAGGTTTTAAACGCCCTGGAATTGCCTTATTCCAACGCCAAACTGGAAGCTACCAACAATCTCATCAAAGTCATTAAGAGAAATGCCTTTGGTTTTAGGAACTTTGAAAATTTTAAAAAACGCATTTTGATTGCTTTGAACATAAAGAAAGAGAGAACGAAGTTCGTCCTCTCTAGGTGTTAG
- a CDS encoding amino acid ABC transporter permease produces MTILTTSPYAWENWVSYFNDFPLFFQGFLFTLAIAIGAFITAMLLGILFGSLSSSKNKLLKVLARVYVEYFQNTPLLVQFMIVYYGLPLISNYILMPSIYWTAVICVGLYHGAYIAEVIRAGIEAVPTGQTEAALSQGFTQSETMRIIILPQAIPTILPPLTNQVVNLIKNTATVAIISGADIMFMTKSWSAMNANYIPAFAGAAFLYFCMCFPVASWGRHIEEKNKATFSH; encoded by the coding sequence ATGACTATCTTGACTACAAGTCCCTATGCTTGGGAAAACTGGGTTAGTTATTTCAATGACTTCCCTCTCTTCTTCCAAGGCTTCCTCTTCACCCTAGCCATTGCTATTGGGGCTTTTATCACAGCCATGTTACTAGGCATACTTTTTGGCAGCCTATCTTCTAGCAAGAACAAGCTTTTAAAGGTGCTAGCTCGTGTCTATGTAGAATACTTCCAAAACACTCCGCTCTTGGTTCAGTTCATGATTGTTTATTATGGCTTGCCCTTGATTTCTAACTACATCCTCATGCCATCCATCTACTGGACAGCTGTTATCTGTGTGGGACTTTACCACGGTGCCTATATCGCAGAGGTCATCCGTGCAGGGATTGAGGCTGTGCCGACTGGCCAGACTGAAGCCGCACTCTCACAAGGTTTTACCCAGTCTGAAACCATGCGAATCATCATCTTGCCACAGGCTATTCCAACAATCCTACCTCCATTAACTAACCAAGTGGTAAACTTGATTAAGAATACGGCAACAGTTGCTATTATATCTGGTGCTGACATCATGTTTATGACAAAATCATGGTCTGCCATGAATGCCAACTACATCCCAGCCTTTGCAGGAGCTGCTTTCCTCTATTTCTGTATGTGTTTCCCAGTTGCAAGCTGGGGCCGCCATATCGAAGAGAAAAACAAGGCTACCTTTTCACACTAA
- a CDS encoding MazG-like protein, with translation MLPDDLLRRCQDVRRAYRELEVKHHEKEWSVEEDLLALTNDIGNMNRLIMTKQGRYYDETPYTLEHKLAENIWWLIELADRLDIDIQKEMETFLTQKEELLGIKK, from the coding sequence ATGCTACCTGATGATTTATTAAGACGGTGTCAAGATGTGCGTCGTGCTTACAGAGAGTTGGAAGTCAAGCACCATGAGAAAGAGTGGTCCGTCGAGGAGGACCTCTTGGCTCTGACCAATGATATTGGCAACATGAACCGTCTCATTATGACCAAGCAGGGTCGTTACTATGACGAAACGCCCTATACTTTGGAGCATAAATTGGCTGAAAATATCTGGTGGTTGATTGAATTGGCCGACCGCCTGGATATTGATATTCAAAAAGAAATGGAAACCTTTTTAACTCAGAAAGAAGAGTTATTGGGGATTAAAAAATAA